Proteins co-encoded in one Synechococcus elongatus PCC 6301 genomic window:
- a CDS encoding NUDIX hydrolase, giving the protein MLIQPAATTSTPEVALAIITQGQQWLLQLRDDLDGILYPGKWGLFGGHLEPDETPLAALYRELQEEIGYYPSAATPLWTETEERVTRYLFHVPLTCELSTLRLGEGQDFCLVDAAAIAQSRVFSPRLQQERAIGAPHQQILLRFQGEYSHKLAPVIRA; this is encoded by the coding sequence ATGTTGATTCAGCCTGCTGCAACGACGTCTACCCCAGAGGTGGCTCTCGCAATCATCACCCAAGGTCAACAGTGGTTATTGCAGCTGCGTGATGACTTAGATGGGATCCTCTATCCGGGGAAGTGGGGCTTATTTGGCGGCCATTTAGAACCGGATGAAACTCCCCTTGCCGCCCTCTATCGCGAACTCCAAGAAGAGATTGGCTACTACCCCTCCGCCGCAACCCCACTCTGGACGGAAACAGAAGAAAGGGTCACTCGCTACCTCTTCCATGTGCCTTTGACCTGTGAACTATCGACTTTGCGGCTCGGCGAAGGGCAGGATTTCTGCCTCGTCGACGCCGCCGCGATCGCCCAAAGTCGAGTTTTCTCGCCCCGTTTACAGCAGGAACGAGCGATCGGTGCGCCCCACCAGCAGATTTTGCTGCGCTTCCAAGGGGAGTATTCGCACAAGCTTGCCCCCGTCATCAGGGCCTGA
- a CDS encoding nucleotidyltransferase family protein — protein sequence MTVQANELPIEKVTEFCHKWKVTELALFGSVLRHDFRPDSDIDIMVDFHPDFCPTFQTLDLMEAELKTIFQREVDLITRQGIESSLNYLRRHEILSSAQIIYGTRSSVSA from the coding sequence ATGACTGTTCAGGCGAACGAATTACCAATTGAGAAAGTCACTGAGTTTTGTCATAAGTGGAAAGTGACTGAGCTTGCTCTATTTGGCTCTGTTTTACGTCATGATTTTCGTCCTGATAGTGATATTGATATAATGGTTGATTTTCATCCTGATTTTTGTCCGACTTTCCAAACGTTAGATCTTATGGAGGCAGAACTTAAAACAATATTTCAGCGAGAAGTTGATCTCATTACTCGTCAAGGAATTGAATCGAGTCTAAACTACTTACGCCGTCACGAAATTCTTTCTTCCGCTCAGATAATTTATGGGACGAGATCTTCAGTATCTGCTTGA
- a CDS encoding HepT-like ribonuclease domain-containing protein, whose product MNQCSREDFTTNLQLQDAVIRRLLIIAETAKRISEQARQSLPTIPWQEINGMRNRLVHEYDDINLSIVWNVVETELPVLIQELKALIPPETGTTPL is encoded by the coding sequence ATGAATCAGTGCTCTCGCGAGGATTTTACGACCAACCTTCAACTACAAGACGCAGTGATTAGACGCCTTTTGATTATTGCCGAAACAGCGAAGCGTATCTCAGAGCAAGCTCGACAGTCATTACCGACTATTCCTTGGCAGGAAATCAACGGAATGCGGAATCGATTAGTGCATGAATACGATGATATTAATTTGAGTATTGTTTGGAATGTAGTTGAGACTGAGCTACCTGTTTTAATTCAAGAGCTAAAAGCTTTGATCCCTCCAGAGACAGGAACGACACCCCTCTGA
- the bioA gene encoding adenosylmethionine--8-amino-7-oxononanoate transaminase, which translates to MPSHPHLWFPFTSVKDAPDPLKVVSGKGARLTLADGRELIDCISSWWVNLHGHAHLRIVEAIAQQAATLEHVIFAGFSHEPAERLAMELCKILPEKLTRVFFSDNGSTAVEVALKMALQYWHNLDQPRSRILAFDGAYHGDTFGAMSVGERSLFNAPFEKLLFSVEFLPYPETWWGDETVEAKEAAAIAAVEQALAAGDVAAVIIEPLVQGAGGMRMARPQFLQQLAARVQAAGSLLIADEVMTGFGRTGAWFACQRAGIQPDLICLSKGLTGGFLPLSITVATEVIYDTFCSGNPDHTFYHGHSYTANPLGCAAAIASLELLLDSEAIVQGLEDAHLPGLELLAQHPKVTRPRLTGGIAACDLVSDRGGYLDPIGLRVRQAAIARGLLLRPLGNVLYLLPPYCLTPTELQDIYAAIADLLDEI; encoded by the coding sequence ATGCCTAGCCATCCGCACCTTTGGTTCCCTTTTACATCAGTTAAAGATGCGCCGGATCCGCTCAAAGTAGTTTCGGGCAAAGGTGCGCGTTTGACATTAGCTGATGGGCGCGAGCTAATCGACTGCATTTCGAGTTGGTGGGTGAATCTGCACGGTCATGCTCACCTGCGGATTGTGGAAGCGATCGCCCAGCAAGCAGCGACGCTGGAGCATGTGATTTTTGCAGGCTTTAGCCATGAGCCAGCCGAACGTCTGGCGATGGAACTCTGCAAGATTCTGCCGGAGAAACTAACGCGAGTTTTCTTCTCGGACAATGGCTCGACGGCGGTGGAAGTGGCGCTGAAGATGGCGCTGCAGTATTGGCACAACTTGGATCAGCCGCGATCGCGCATTTTAGCGTTTGACGGGGCTTATCACGGCGACACCTTTGGGGCGATGTCGGTTGGGGAGCGATCGCTCTTTAATGCGCCGTTTGAAAAGCTGCTGTTCAGCGTCGAGTTTTTGCCCTATCCCGAGACTTGGTGGGGCGATGAAACCGTTGAGGCAAAAGAGGCAGCGGCGATCGCGGCAGTAGAGCAAGCACTAGCGGCGGGCGATGTAGCGGCGGTGATCATTGAGCCACTGGTGCAAGGTGCGGGTGGAATGCGGATGGCGCGTCCGCAGTTTTTGCAACAACTGGCGGCACGGGTGCAAGCGGCAGGGTCACTGCTGATTGCTGATGAAGTGATGACCGGCTTTGGCCGAACGGGGGCTTGGTTTGCGTGCCAACGAGCGGGCATTCAGCCGGATTTAATCTGCCTCTCGAAAGGGCTAACCGGGGGCTTTTTGCCGCTGTCGATTACGGTGGCAACGGAAGTGATTTACGACACGTTTTGCAGTGGCAATCCTGACCATACTTTCTATCATGGCCACAGTTATACAGCGAATCCTTTAGGTTGTGCAGCCGCGATCGCCAGCTTGGAATTACTGCTAGATTCTGAGGCGATCGTGCAAGGACTAGAAGATGCTCATCTACCCGGCTTAGAGCTATTAGCTCAGCATCCAAAAGTGACTAGGCCACGGCTGACTGGCGGTATTGCCGCTTGTGATTTAGTCAGCGATCGCGGGGGCTATCTCGACCCGATTGGCTTGCGCGTTCGTCAAGCTGCGATCGCCCGTGGATTGCTCCTGCGTCCACTCGGCAATGTTCTCTATCTGCTCCCGCCGTACTGTCTAACACCAACTGAGTTGCAGGATATTTATGCTGCGATCGCCGATCTTTTAGATGAAATTTAA
- the bioD gene encoding dethiobiotin synthase: MPQFAFPDRFFVTGTDTDVGKTVVSALLAAGLGASYWKPVQCGLEGLGGDRDRVAAWAGLTPDRVIPERYRLEAPLSPHLASRLEQVQINLQDFQLPEVSGSLIVEGAGGLLVPLNEQDLILDLIRQLQLPVVLVARSKLGTINHTLLSIAALRAAEVPILGVIVNGPRNPENCAAIAHYGQVPILAELEPLPALNPQVLKDTFNQLFHA; this comes from the coding sequence ATGCCTCAGTTCGCATTTCCCGATCGCTTTTTCGTGACTGGCACCGATACGGATGTCGGCAAAACCGTGGTTTCGGCTTTGCTGGCAGCGGGTTTGGGCGCAAGCTACTGGAAGCCGGTGCAGTGTGGGCTGGAAGGCTTGGGTGGCGATCGCGATCGCGTGGCAGCTTGGGCAGGGCTAACGCCCGACCGCGTCATTCCCGAGCGCTACCGACTCGAAGCCCCACTGTCGCCCCATTTGGCATCGCGCTTGGAGCAGGTGCAGATTAACCTCCAGGATTTTCAACTGCCGGAAGTCTCGGGATCGCTGATTGTCGAAGGGGCGGGCGGTTTACTGGTGCCCTTGAATGAGCAGGACTTGATTCTCGATTTAATTCGCCAGTTGCAGTTGCCGGTTGTTTTGGTGGCGCGGAGCAAGTTGGGGACGATCAATCACACTCTGCTATCAATCGCGGCGCTGCGGGCAGCTGAGGTGCCGATTCTGGGCGTGATCGTCAATGGCCCACGCAATCCTGAGAACTGCGCTGCGATCGCTCACTATGGCCAAGTGCCGATTTTGGCGGAGCTAGAACCGTTACCCGCACTAAATCCGCAAGTTTTGAAAGACACCTTCAACCAGCTTTTCCATGCCTAG
- a CDS encoding methyltransferase domain-containing protein has translation MSALTPAKIGQQFGAAARTYESVAIAQKVAVDRLSTAFRAIDLPAGPILEIGCGTGLLSRKLHQTWPDRSLICSDLSPAMLAACEQNLPRSPQLQFQVLDGATVRPEPAYAAIASSFALQWLPDPLASLQRWQAALVPGGWLLLAVPTAGSFQVWRQLCEQLQIPFTGHPLPEAAEIQAVLSRSGQLQQGSCDRLTLPITNARHFFRQLKDLGATATAADPLPPQQFRRLLQAWDQRSQPIEQEFWWGLWQKSPVPAAIAPVSCPDPRCSLLT, from the coding sequence ATGAGTGCGCTAACCCCCGCCAAAATTGGTCAGCAGTTTGGCGCTGCTGCCAGAACCTATGAATCGGTGGCGATCGCCCAGAAAGTCGCTGTCGATCGCTTGAGTACCGCTTTTAGAGCTATTGACTTGCCAGCGGGACCGATCCTTGAAATCGGCTGTGGCACAGGCTTACTCAGTCGAAAACTGCACCAGACTTGGCCCGATCGCTCCCTGATTTGCTCTGATCTTTCACCGGCGATGCTGGCTGCCTGTGAGCAGAATTTACCGCGATCGCCTCAGCTCCAGTTTCAGGTTTTGGATGGAGCGACCGTCCGCCCAGAACCCGCCTATGCCGCGATCGCCAGTAGTTTTGCCCTGCAATGGCTGCCAGATCCGCTAGCGAGTTTGCAGCGCTGGCAAGCGGCTTTAGTTCCGGGCGGCTGGCTCTTACTAGCAGTGCCGACAGCAGGCAGTTTTCAGGTCTGGCGACAGCTCTGTGAGCAGTTGCAGATTCCCTTTACGGGACATCCACTGCCGGAGGCAGCTGAGATTCAGGCCGTCTTGTCGCGATCGGGACAACTCCAGCAGGGATCTTGCGATCGCCTGACGTTACCGATCACCAACGCCCGCCACTTTTTCCGGCAACTCAAAGACCTCGGAGCGACGGCAACAGCGGCCGATCCTCTGCCACCCCAGCAATTTCGGCGCTTACTCCAAGCTTGGGATCAGCGATCGCAACCGATTGAGCAAGAATTTTGGTGGGGGCTGTGGCAAAAATCGCCTGTACCTGCAGCGATCGCGCCGGTGAGCTGCCCTGATCCCCGTTGTTCTCTGCTGACTTAA
- a CDS encoding alpha/beta hydrolase, with amino-acid sequence MSRWSVLAFHGWGWSAASWQPWQDWFRAQGADFWAGDRGYWGSPQLDWPALGDRLWLLTHSWGLHWLPADLVARADCLICWGGFTAYHPELEPAKTQSQQALGQLRDAIASDPLAGLQGFYRQCYRPQTAPELPAIAPDRDRLLADLEQLDRSQLAIEPLLRIPQRLVLHGESDRIVPIERAQTLIDQLQPTAWKFWPRQGHALPVTAIADCQAWLQEVLAA; translated from the coding sequence ATGAGTCGTTGGTCGGTGCTGGCTTTTCATGGCTGGGGCTGGTCTGCGGCAAGCTGGCAGCCTTGGCAGGACTGGTTTCGGGCGCAGGGCGCAGACTTTTGGGCCGGCGATCGCGGCTATTGGGGGTCGCCCCAGTTGGATTGGCCAGCGTTAGGCGATCGCCTCTGGTTGCTGACCCATTCTTGGGGATTGCATTGGCTACCAGCAGACTTGGTGGCGCGAGCAGATTGTCTGATTTGTTGGGGCGGTTTCACGGCTTATCATCCGGAGCTAGAACCGGCGAAAACCCAGTCTCAGCAGGCGTTAGGGCAATTACGAGACGCGATCGCATCTGATCCACTCGCTGGTTTGCAGGGTTTCTATCGCCAGTGCTATCGACCGCAAACTGCGCCGGAATTACCGGCGATCGCCCCCGATCGCGATCGCTTGTTGGCAGATTTGGAACAGCTCGATCGCAGTCAGCTTGCCATTGAACCTTTGCTGCGGATTCCTCAGCGGCTGGTGCTGCACGGCGAGAGCGATCGCATTGTGCCGATTGAACGGGCGCAGACTCTCATTGACCAGTTGCAGCCGACAGCGTGGAAATTTTGGCCACGCCAAGGTCACGCCCTGCCAGTCACCGCGATCGCCGATTGTCAGGCTTGGCTCCAAGAGGTATTGGCGGCATGA
- a CDS encoding aminotransferase class I/II-fold pyridoxal phosphate-dependent enzyme, which translates to MVSDRGVAKWAFVEEAFQKRGPSNRRSLREFSPEAGPYLRQGDRPLLDFSSNDYLGLAQDPRLIAAATAAMRRYGTGAMASRLVCGSFPLHQQLEEALAAFSQREAALLFSSGYQANATLLPTLFDRQSLVLVDRLAHNSLLFGVQASKAQWRRYRHNDFDHLEQLLQQAPAGVRLGIVSETVFSMDGDRTDVDRLADLADRYGAILYLDDAHALGVLGTEGSGLALRHPRVDVAVGTFGKACGSAGAFVVASRSLCDYWINTCPGLIYTTAIAPPVVAAALAAVQLLPELEPERQHLQAIAAELRQSCRDRGWDCGPSETQIVPLLVGESEQALALAQRLEAAGILAIAIRPPTVPEGTARLRLVLRSDHQPQHLHQLVTVLSEGWV; encoded by the coding sequence ATGGTGAGCGATCGCGGGGTAGCGAAATGGGCGTTCGTGGAGGAGGCATTCCAGAAGCGCGGGCCATCGAATCGACGATCGCTACGTGAGTTTTCGCCAGAGGCAGGGCCGTATCTGCGGCAGGGCGATCGCCCCTTGCTGGATTTCAGCAGCAATGACTATTTGGGTTTGGCGCAGGATCCGCGCTTGATTGCAGCGGCGACGGCAGCGATGCGGCGCTACGGCACAGGTGCGATGGCCTCGCGCTTGGTCTGCGGTAGTTTTCCGCTACATCAGCAACTGGAAGAAGCGCTGGCAGCCTTCAGTCAGCGGGAAGCGGCGCTACTGTTTAGCTCTGGCTATCAGGCGAACGCAACGCTGCTGCCGACTTTATTCGATCGCCAATCGCTGGTCTTGGTCGATCGCTTAGCGCACAACAGCTTGCTGTTTGGGGTTCAAGCCAGCAAAGCCCAATGGCGGCGCTATCGCCACAACGACTTCGACCATTTGGAACAGTTATTGCAGCAGGCACCGGCAGGCGTTCGGCTCGGGATCGTCAGCGAAACGGTGTTCAGCATGGATGGCGATCGCACGGATGTTGATCGCTTGGCGGATTTGGCCGATCGCTATGGTGCCATTCTCTACTTGGATGATGCCCATGCGCTGGGTGTGTTGGGAACAGAAGGCAGTGGTCTAGCGTTGCGGCATCCGCGAGTGGATGTGGCGGTTGGCACCTTTGGCAAAGCCTGTGGATCGGCAGGAGCTTTTGTGGTGGCTTCGCGATCGCTCTGTGATTACTGGATCAACACCTGTCCGGGGCTGATTTATACGACGGCGATCGCCCCGCCGGTCGTGGCTGCAGCTTTGGCTGCCGTGCAGTTATTACCGGAACTAGAACCAGAACGGCAGCATCTGCAGGCGATCGCAGCGGAATTGCGGCAGAGTTGTCGCGATCGCGGCTGGGATTGTGGCCCCTCAGAAACGCAGATTGTGCCGCTGCTGGTGGGGGAGTCTGAGCAAGCTTTGGCTTTGGCGCAGCGACTGGAGGCAGCAGGAATTTTAGCGATAGCGATCCGGCCGCCGACGGTACCCGAGGGGACGGCGCGATTGCGGCTGGTCTTGCGCAGCGATCATCAACCGCAACACCTGCACCAGCTTGTAACAGTGCTGAGTGAGGGCTGGGTATGA
- a CDS encoding aldo/keto reductase has translation MTIATTCQLGPNGPTVSALGIGTWAWGDSLYWTYGQDYDEAQLQTTFATAIAAGVSFFDTAEIYGLGESERILGRCLQQGDQPAQIATKYFPIPWRFGSKAVQKALDQSLERLQRQSIELYQVHWPPAFLLGQTKILKTLAAAYKRGQIQAIGVSNYNARQLRQAHALLAEQGVPLAVNQVQYSLLERRIETNGSLAAARELGVTILAYCPLAQGLLTGKYRPDADSRPTGARKINPQFRSQALEKLQPLLDQLAALGDRYDRTIPQVALNWLIAQGNVIPIPGAKSPAQAQDNAGALGWQLSPEDVASLAQLSSGGRSLAAAAH, from the coding sequence ATGACGATCGCCACGACCTGTCAACTCGGTCCCAACGGACCCACCGTTTCTGCTCTCGGCATTGGCACTTGGGCTTGGGGCGACAGTCTCTACTGGACTTACGGCCAAGACTACGACGAAGCGCAATTGCAGACGACCTTTGCCACTGCGATCGCCGCTGGCGTCAGTTTTTTCGACACTGCTGAAATCTATGGCTTAGGCGAATCCGAGCGGATTCTAGGGCGCTGCCTCCAGCAAGGTGATCAGCCTGCCCAGATCGCTACCAAGTACTTCCCAATCCCTTGGCGATTCGGCAGCAAAGCCGTACAAAAGGCGCTGGATCAGAGTCTGGAACGGCTGCAGCGCCAGAGCATCGAACTCTATCAAGTTCACTGGCCGCCCGCTTTTTTGCTCGGACAAACCAAGATCCTGAAAACCCTAGCAGCGGCTTATAAACGCGGTCAGATTCAAGCGATCGGTGTCAGCAACTACAACGCCCGACAACTGCGGCAGGCCCATGCGCTCCTGGCTGAGCAGGGCGTTCCCCTCGCCGTCAACCAAGTTCAATACTCGCTGTTGGAGCGTCGTATCGAAACCAACGGTAGCCTCGCCGCTGCCCGGGAACTCGGCGTCACGATTTTGGCCTACTGTCCGCTGGCCCAAGGCTTGCTGACGGGCAAATATCGGCCAGATGCGGACTCGCGCCCCACTGGTGCCCGCAAGATCAACCCGCAGTTCCGCTCGCAGGCGCTGGAAAAACTGCAACCACTGCTGGATCAGCTAGCAGCACTGGGCGATCGCTACGATCGCACCATTCCTCAAGTCGCCTTGAACTGGTTGATTGCCCAAGGCAACGTCATCCCCATTCCCGGCGCAAAATCGCCAGCACAGGCCCAAGACAATGCTGGTGCCCTCGGTTGGCAACTCAGCCCTGAAGATGTCGCGAGTTTGGCTCAGCTCAGTTCTGGCGGGCGATCGCTGGCGGCAGCTGCTCACTAA
- a CDS encoding alpha/beta hydrolase yields the protein MKPRHQPPRYLRPRARIHFCLTRLLWSSGFAFGLWGAIALPSRPAETLRVSWADTNLDLPVSVLENFQRTGRFDRGFGFLNVLVPEATLKEARTALSARLPLSPEVLRPVLTNTDTLEIFLQQIGSLIRPQPGESGAAALRQALLTASEQPQGLTLIGLIKAFPGPLMQLDLDTGLKLFQRIRALEAETGAMLRAIAAQMQEQPSLPSRNFRPAQRGPYTVRQQNWDWVDSDRTRRVPTTIYWPDRQGLSLPVVIISHGLGEDRGNFAYLAQFLASHGFVVVLPEHVGSSSRQFASAAAGFANPPGPQEAIDRPQDIRFVLDRLMLEPQWRFRVNTRRVAVLGHSYGGFTALMLAGAVIEPEKIRAACSSVERLMLVPSASLQCSLGRLPRDRYDLRDPRVVAVLPISPFASKVFEPAALNQVQTPTLLWSGSADLIVPTLAEAIQPFQRLGSPNKHLVVAVNATHFSVLGESQGPATRLPPALLGPSPELGRRALQQVSLSFLQTYLLGQSQARVGLTAAAAEQLSNPVMPLLFSEQLPPAIARQN from the coding sequence GTGAAACCACGGCACCAGCCGCCTCGCTACTTACGCCCTAGGGCTCGCATTCACTTTTGTCTGACGCGATTGCTGTGGAGCAGCGGCTTTGCTTTTGGCCTTTGGGGGGCGATCGCCCTGCCCAGTCGTCCGGCTGAAACCTTGCGGGTCTCTTGGGCGGATACCAATCTTGATCTGCCCGTCTCAGTTCTCGAAAACTTCCAGAGAACTGGCCGCTTCGATCGCGGCTTTGGCTTTTTGAATGTGCTGGTTCCAGAAGCGACGTTGAAGGAGGCTCGCACTGCCCTGAGCGCAAGACTGCCGCTATCGCCAGAGGTGTTGCGGCCGGTGTTGACTAACACCGACACCCTCGAAATCTTTTTGCAGCAGATTGGCAGCTTGATTCGGCCCCAGCCCGGTGAGTCGGGTGCAGCGGCTCTGCGTCAGGCGCTGCTGACGGCTAGCGAACAGCCGCAGGGACTGACTTTGATTGGACTGATCAAGGCCTTTCCTGGACCGCTCATGCAGCTGGACTTGGATACTGGCCTCAAGCTGTTTCAGCGGATTCGGGCCTTAGAGGCGGAAACGGGTGCAATGCTGCGAGCGATCGCAGCCCAAATGCAAGAGCAACCCTCCCTGCCCAGCCGTAACTTCCGGCCTGCCCAGCGCGGCCCCTACACGGTACGGCAGCAAAACTGGGACTGGGTCGACAGCGATCGCACGCGTCGGGTACCTACCACGATCTACTGGCCCGATCGCCAAGGGCTATCCCTGCCAGTGGTCATCATCTCCCATGGTTTGGGGGAAGATCGTGGCAACTTTGCCTACCTAGCCCAGTTTTTGGCCAGTCATGGGTTTGTTGTTGTCCTGCCGGAACATGTCGGCAGTTCCTCGCGCCAGTTTGCCTCGGCAGCGGCAGGTTTTGCCAACCCCCCTGGCCCCCAAGAGGCGATCGATCGACCCCAAGATATCCGCTTTGTGCTCGATCGCTTGATGCTGGAACCCCAGTGGCGCTTTCGTGTCAATACCCGACGGGTGGCGGTGCTGGGGCATTCCTACGGCGGTTTTACAGCCTTGATGCTGGCAGGAGCAGTGATTGAACCCGAGAAGATTCGTGCGGCTTGCAGCTCAGTCGAACGGTTGATGCTTGTGCCTTCCGCATCGTTGCAGTGCAGTCTGGGGCGCTTACCCCGCGATCGCTACGACCTGCGCGATCCGCGCGTGGTTGCTGTGTTGCCGATTAGCCCCTTTGCCAGCAAGGTGTTTGAGCCAGCTGCTCTCAACCAAGTGCAGACCCCCACCTTGCTCTGGAGTGGCAGTGCCGATTTGATCGTGCCGACTTTGGCCGAGGCCATTCAACCCTTTCAACGGCTGGGCAGCCCCAACAAGCATCTGGTCGTTGCGGTGAATGCCACCCACTTTTCGGTGCTAGGTGAGAGTCAAGGGCCTGCGACTCGCCTACCACCTGCATTGCTGGGACCCTCGCCAGAGTTGGGGCGACGAGCCTTGCAACAGGTCAGTCTCTCCTTTTTGCAGACCTACCTGCTGGGCCAAAGCCAAGCCCGAGTTGGTTTGACTGCAGCGGCGGCGGAACAGCTGTCGAATCCGGTAATGCCCCTGCTGTTTAGTGAGCAGCTGCCGCCAGCGATCGCCCGCCAGAACTGA
- a CDS encoding DUF4336 domain-containing protein, with translation MITSHTADQNWPLWPLLPLYPYGRRQTLCREILPSQLWVFEQLQGVLYVAVPIRMTVVRLQRGGLLVYAPIAPTRECRRQLQALENRYGAVQHIVLPTSSGLEHKVFVGPFARAFPSATIWVAPDQWSFPLRLPLHWLGIPRDRTRFLADAQGELVEEFEWARLGPIDLGPGPFEEIALFHRPSRSLLLTDTLIAIQPEPPAIAQIDPWPLLFHSRDRVDQTWKDTPALRRQGWQRTVLFSLYFRPSALEVTSLWQSVKEAGQAPERSRRAYWGLYPFHWKADWQQSFQKLPAAGTPFVAPISQELILSQAPKATLAWVDHICQWPFEQIVPCHFEAPIAAGPDAVRQAFAFLRDRTQPFPEADLELLHNLDRQLQQRGITPPRSQESEIKTGSQR, from the coding sequence ATGATCACTTCGCACACTGCTGACCAGAACTGGCCGCTTTGGCCTCTGCTGCCACTCTATCCCTACGGGCGGCGCCAGACCCTCTGTCGGGAAATTCTGCCAAGTCAGCTGTGGGTGTTTGAGCAACTGCAAGGAGTGCTCTACGTCGCGGTGCCGATTCGGATGACGGTGGTGCGACTTCAACGGGGTGGCCTGCTGGTCTATGCACCAATCGCCCCCACCCGCGAATGCCGACGCCAGCTCCAAGCCTTGGAAAATCGCTACGGCGCAGTGCAGCACATTGTCTTACCCACCAGTTCAGGACTCGAACATAAGGTGTTTGTCGGGCCATTTGCCCGCGCTTTCCCCAGCGCTACGATTTGGGTAGCTCCGGATCAATGGAGCTTTCCGCTGCGCTTGCCGTTGCACTGGTTGGGCATTCCCCGCGATCGCACCCGCTTCCTTGCTGATGCGCAGGGAGAACTGGTTGAGGAGTTTGAGTGGGCGCGACTCGGTCCAATCGATCTCGGCCCTGGCCCCTTTGAAGAAATCGCGCTCTTTCACCGCCCTAGCCGCAGCTTGCTGCTCACCGACACACTGATCGCGATTCAACCGGAGCCACCGGCGATCGCCCAGATCGATCCCTGGCCCTTGCTGTTCCACAGCCGCGATCGCGTCGATCAAACTTGGAAAGATACGCCAGCGTTACGCCGTCAGGGTTGGCAACGCACCGTTCTATTTAGTCTCTACTTCCGCCCGAGTGCCCTCGAAGTCACCTCGCTTTGGCAGAGTGTCAAAGAGGCAGGACAAGCACCTGAGCGCTCGCGTCGGGCTTACTGGGGACTCTATCCCTTCCACTGGAAAGCCGACTGGCAGCAATCTTTTCAGAAGCTGCCTGCCGCTGGAACGCCTTTTGTGGCTCCCATTTCGCAAGAGCTGATTCTTTCGCAAGCCCCAAAAGCAACCTTGGCGTGGGTCGATCACATTTGCCAATGGCCGTTTGAGCAGATTGTGCCCTGCCATTTTGAAGCACCGATCGCGGCTGGTCCCGATGCAGTGCGCCAAGCCTTTGCCTTCCTCCGCGATCGCACTCAGCCGTTCCCTGAAGCCGATCTGGAATTGCTGCACAATCTCGATCGCCAACTTCAGCAACGGGGAATCACACCACCACGCTCACAAGAAAGTGAGATTAAGACTGGTAGCCAGCGCTAG
- the cax gene encoding calcium/proton exchanger: MSIKSLISFGLLVFVPISIAAEWLHWGEGAIFVTSALAIVPLAIWLSTATEEIAVVVGPSIGALLNAVFGNATELIIAVVALRAGLVDIVKASITGTIISNLLLAMGLSMLVGGIGRQEQTFKPVVARVNGSAMTLAVLAILLPTLAIATGGETPPSELGFSQFVAWILLAVYGLTLLFSLKTHRSLYDVGVTEHEHSGDRPNLLLWVGVLAAATLAVAYESEIFVGVVESVTEKVGLSPLFTGVILLPLLGGAAEYVTAVSVARKDNMDLSVSVALGSTLLVALFVAPLLVLIGPLFGHPLDLSFNLFELVAVVVAVAVSNLISIDGRSDWLEGCLLLAAYLILGAAFYFQSA, encoded by the coding sequence ATGTCAATTAAGTCGCTGATCTCATTTGGTTTACTCGTGTTTGTGCCGATCTCGATCGCGGCGGAATGGCTGCACTGGGGGGAAGGCGCAATTTTTGTGACCTCGGCGCTGGCGATCGTGCCACTTGCGATTTGGCTGAGTACGGCCACCGAAGAAATCGCGGTGGTGGTGGGTCCTTCGATTGGCGCACTGCTTAATGCTGTATTCGGCAATGCCACGGAGCTGATCATCGCCGTCGTGGCACTGCGGGCGGGCCTCGTCGATATCGTCAAAGCCAGTATCACCGGCACGATCATCAGTAACCTGCTACTGGCGATGGGCCTGTCGATGCTGGTGGGCGGTATTGGTCGCCAAGAACAAACCTTCAAGCCAGTGGTAGCGCGGGTCAACGGTTCGGCTATGACTTTGGCAGTTCTTGCCATTCTCTTGCCGACGCTGGCGATCGCAACCGGTGGGGAAACGCCGCCCTCGGAACTGGGCTTTTCGCAGTTTGTCGCTTGGATTCTGCTGGCGGTCTATGGTCTAACGCTGCTGTTCTCACTCAAAACCCACCGCAGTCTCTACGATGTGGGCGTGACTGAACATGAGCACAGTGGCGATCGCCCTAACCTGCTGCTTTGGGTGGGTGTGCTGGCAGCTGCAACCCTCGCAGTTGCCTACGAGTCAGAAATTTTTGTCGGTGTAGTCGAGTCTGTGACCGAAAAAGTCGGCCTGTCACCATTGTTTACTGGCGTGATCTTGCTGCCTCTACTCGGTGGTGCGGCAGAATACGTCACTGCCGTCAGCGTGGCGCGCAAAGACAATATGGATCTGTCAGTTTCCGTGGCCCTCGGTTCAACCCTGTTGGTCGCTTTGTTCGTGGCACCACTGTTGGTGCTGATCGGCCCCTTGTTCGGCCATCCGCTGGATCTCAGTTTCAACCTATTTGAACTGGTGGCAGTCGTGGTCGCCGTCGCGGTCAGTAACTTGATCAGCATTGACGGGCGATCGGACTGGCTGGAAGGTTGTCTCCTATTGGCGGCCTACCTGATTCTGGGTGCTGCTTTCTACTTCCAATCCGCTTGA